A stretch of Acidimicrobiales bacterium DNA encodes these proteins:
- a CDS encoding ammonium transporter: protein MTLEGVADSAGVTQAIMDNLWLVVAGALVFLMQAGFAFVEAGLTRAKNIANIMAKNLADMAIGAIAFFIIGWTIAYGSSDSNWWGGLNDLFFKDSSDPSVLFDLSAGVTPATNFFFQVVFAATAVTIASGAMAERTKFTAYLLFSACMTAIIYPIVVAWTWGGGIIAQINIGDHVYSDFAGSSIVHLTGGVAALVGAWKLGPRLGKYGPDGKPRALPGHNIGFAVIGVFILWFGWFGFNAGSELVADGLLSFLAMNTLLAAAAGVLGAALIVYLKTGIADVAMAGNGALAGLVSITAPVGTVEPWAALVIGFIGGMIVVFAVLGFDKIRIDDPVGAIAVHGVCGIWGTLSIGLFAKYDDAFLSGGGLTEDYGLFYGGGIEQLAVQALMVLIVVAWVGIASLIVFTLIEKTVGLRVDEEEEVAGLDVAEHGSAGYGLETVGLS, encoded by the coding sequence TTGACACTCGAAGGCGTCGCCGACTCGGCTGGGGTGACCCAGGCGATCATGGACAACCTCTGGTTGGTCGTGGCCGGCGCCCTGGTGTTCCTCATGCAGGCCGGCTTCGCGTTCGTCGAAGCCGGACTCACCCGAGCCAAGAACATCGCCAACATCATGGCGAAGAACCTCGCCGACATGGCGATCGGCGCGATCGCCTTCTTCATCATCGGCTGGACGATCGCCTACGGGTCGAGCGACAGCAACTGGTGGGGTGGCCTCAACGACTTGTTCTTCAAGGACTCGAGTGACCCGAGCGTGTTGTTCGATCTGTCCGCGGGCGTGACCCCGGCGACGAACTTCTTCTTCCAGGTCGTCTTCGCCGCCACCGCCGTCACCATCGCCTCCGGCGCGATGGCGGAGCGCACGAAGTTCACCGCCTACCTGCTGTTCTCCGCCTGCATGACGGCGATCATCTACCCGATCGTCGTGGCCTGGACGTGGGGCGGCGGCATCATCGCCCAGATCAACATCGGTGACCACGTGTACTCGGACTTCGCCGGTTCCTCGATCGTCCACCTCACCGGTGGCGTCGCCGCCCTGGTCGGTGCCTGGAAGCTCGGGCCCCGCCTCGGCAAGTACGGACCCGACGGCAAGCCCCGTGCCCTCCCCGGTCACAACATCGGCTTCGCCGTGATCGGCGTGTTCATCCTGTGGTTCGGCTGGTTCGGCTTCAACGCCGGTTCGGAGCTCGTCGCCGACGGCCTGCTCTCGTTCCTCGCCATGAACACGCTGCTCGCTGCGGCTGCCGGTGTGCTCGGTGCGGCGCTCATCGTCTACCTGAAGACGGGTATCGCCGACGTCGCAATGGCCGGCAACGGTGCGCTCGCCGGTCTCGTGTCCATCACGGCTCCGGTCGGCACCGTCGAACCGTGGGCGGCGCTCGTCATCGGCTTCATCGGCGGCATGATCGTCGTGTTCGCCGTGCTCGGCTTCGACAAGATCCGCATCGACGACCCGGTCGGCGCCATCGCCGTCCACGGCGTGTGCGGCATCTGGGGCACGCTGTCGATCGGCCTGTTCGCCAAGTACGACGACGCCTTCCTCAGCGGCGGTGGCCTCACCGAGGACTACGGCCTCTTCTACGGCGGCGGCATCGAGCAGCTCGCCGTGCAGGCGCTGATGGTGCTCATCGTCGTCGCCTGGGTCGGCATCGCCTCGCTCATCGTCTTCACGCTGATCGAGAAGACGGTCGGCCTGCGGGTCGACGAAGAGGAAGAGGTCGCCGGCCTCGACGTCGCCGAGCACGGCTCCGCCGGCTACGGCCTCGAGACCGTCGGTCTCAGCTAA
- a CDS encoding phosphoglyceromutase, whose amino-acid sequence MYHLILVRHGRSEWNELNLFTGWYDCPLIEKGREEARAAGPMLVEADLLPDVVHTSLQQRAIETAELMLAGCDRRWIPVRRHWRLNERHYGDLTGLDKAETREKHGDEQLHIWRRSYDTAPPPISDDNPYNPNTSAAYADLPPELVPRTECLKDVVERMLPYWYDGIVPDLRAGRTVLVAAHGNSLRALVKHLDSIPDDEIAELNIPTGMPLHYVLGPDMRPVEAKHPLERAMDPEAAAAGAAEVAAQAGGH is encoded by the coding sequence ATGTACCACCTGATCCTCGTCCGCCACGGTCGCTCGGAATGGAACGAGCTGAACCTCTTCACCGGCTGGTACGACTGCCCGCTGATCGAGAAGGGGCGTGAGGAGGCCCGCGCCGCGGGGCCGATGCTCGTCGAGGCCGACCTGCTCCCCGACGTGGTCCACACCTCACTGCAGCAACGGGCGATCGAGACGGCCGAGCTGATGCTCGCCGGGTGCGACCGGCGCTGGATCCCGGTTCGCCGCCATTGGCGTCTCAACGAACGGCACTACGGCGATCTGACCGGGCTCGACAAGGCCGAGACACGCGAGAAGCACGGCGACGAGCAACTCCACATCTGGCGCCGCAGCTACGACACCGCGCCACCACCGATCAGCGACGACAACCCGTACAACCCGAACACGTCGGCCGCCTACGCGGATCTCCCGCCGGAGCTGGTGCCCCGGACGGAGTGTCTGAAGGACGTCGTCGAGCGGATGCTGCCCTATTGGTACGACGGGATCGTCCCGGATCTCCGGGCCGGGAGGACGGTGCTGGTCGCGGCCCACGGCAACTCGCTGCGGGCCCTCGTCAAACACCTCGACTCGATCCCCGACGACGAGATCGCCGAACTCAACATCCCCACCGGCATGCCCCTGCACTACGTCCTCGGCCCCGACATGCGCCCCGTCGAGGCCAAGCACCCGCTCGAACGGGCCATGGACCCCGAAGCCGCCGCCGCCGGCGCCGCCGAGGTCGCCGCCCAAGCCGGCGGCCACTGA
- a CDS encoding SDR family oxidoreductase → MGFKTFTDKIVVVTGAGSGMGRAYAQEFEQVGAKLALCDIDAAGLDETMATLARPSADRVLAATVDVADEQAMREFADASRGALGNANIVLNNAGIAGGMVPGAEMSVKDHERVFAVNYYGVVHGTLAFMPQLEAVADAALVNVSSIFGMIGAPGNADYCATKFAVRGYTEVLMAELAKSHIQVHLVHPGGIDTNIVKGTTAEEDAKDLLVTPPNDIAKKVIEGIRKNKRRIVYGKASRPAQFVSHFMPVGVVARMLQRGADRGVSLGGAKSSD, encoded by the coding sequence ATGGGATTCAAGACCTTCACCGACAAGATCGTCGTCGTCACCGGGGCGGGGTCCGGAATGGGCCGCGCCTACGCCCAGGAGTTCGAGCAGGTCGGCGCGAAGCTCGCCCTGTGCGACATCGACGCGGCCGGCCTCGACGAGACGATGGCGACGCTCGCGCGGCCGAGTGCCGATCGCGTCCTCGCCGCGACGGTCGACGTGGCGGACGAGCAGGCCATGCGGGAGTTCGCGGACGCCTCGCGGGGCGCGCTGGGCAACGCCAACATCGTGCTCAACAACGCCGGCATCGCGGGCGGCATGGTGCCGGGCGCCGAGATGTCCGTGAAGGATCACGAGCGGGTCTTCGCCGTCAACTACTACGGCGTCGTCCACGGCACGCTCGCCTTCATGCCCCAGCTGGAGGCCGTGGCGGACGCGGCGCTCGTGAACGTGTCGAGCATCTTCGGGATGATCGGCGCGCCGGGCAACGCCGACTATTGCGCGACGAAGTTCGCAGTCCGCGGCTACACCGAGGTGCTCATGGCGGAGCTGGCGAAGTCGCACATCCAGGTCCACCTCGTGCATCCCGGTGGCATCGACACGAACATCGTGAAGGGCACGACCGCCGAGGAGGACGCCAAGGATCTGCTGGTCACGCCGCCGAACGACATCGCCAAGAAGGTCATCGAGGGCATTCGGAAGAACAAGCGCCGAATCGTCTACGGCAAGGCGAGCCGGCCCGCCCAGTTCGTGTCGCATTTCATGCCCGTCGGCGTCGTCGCCCGGATGCTGCAACGGGGCGCCGACCGGGGTGTGAGCCTCGGTGGCGCCAAGAGCTCCGACTAG
- a CDS encoding right-handed parallel beta-helix repeat-containing protein gives MGLIAAVCATGALLLTGPAGGAVSGSPPDGAPTAGVPDTLPPVEPGSALLGCERAADRVVLTASTHLDASCDWTAGFEINTSDVVLDCRGATIRKTGGGRGIEISTPIDTALVGVTVRNCRVEGFLNSLRVTRDGFRLLEPGVEYENGLTGVVIEHSEFRDSRGVGIFIDGYVSDATIRNSVVQRAGSAGIYLETGSRRSTVEHNQLLDNGFRENGPGGQLTEFAGTTWRFWGAGREGVAIDGSYENVVVGNHFEGNSHGGILLYTNCGEFPDSGVWFDRRWPSDRNRIEANTFVGGLNGVWVGQRMSENTLPMECTKPAYVESGLTRITLDYAADNTIVDNHFIDVTYGVRIEDDGTQVIGNTFEADDPTHHAIIVGTEYRTAVLDHPVRDTVIEANRAMIAGNDDPYRWIHGYDGLRMVGNESHGEPTGICPGEQPPRLALIWVITAVPEPPGTPPQDPPIPVVHPELGAIEPCPDGPTPRVAPAWAEADESDGTLRIPVELSSPADRTVTATWVTATVDSDGWATLGEDVVIEKHGTIEFDPGQTLTHVEIALIDDKRAEADEWVVARLTSVDGALPGGFYGLGFGRILDDD, from the coding sequence TTGGGACTGATCGCGGCGGTGTGCGCCACCGGCGCACTCCTGCTCACCGGGCCGGCCGGGGGAGCCGTCAGCGGGTCACCACCGGACGGCGCGCCGACGGCGGGTGTGCCCGACACGCTGCCGCCGGTGGAGCCCGGCTCGGCCCTGCTCGGCTGTGAACGAGCGGCCGATCGCGTGGTCCTCACGGCGTCGACCCACCTCGATGCGTCGTGCGACTGGACCGCGGGATTCGAGATCAACACGTCGGATGTCGTCCTCGACTGTCGCGGCGCCACGATCCGCAAGACCGGTGGCGGCCGCGGCATCGAGATCTCCACACCGATCGACACCGCGCTGGTGGGCGTCACCGTTCGCAATTGTCGCGTCGAGGGATTCCTCAACAGCCTGCGGGTGACCCGGGACGGGTTCCGGCTACTCGAGCCGGGCGTCGAGTACGAGAACGGCCTGACCGGAGTGGTCATCGAACACAGCGAGTTCCGCGACTCGCGCGGTGTCGGGATCTTCATCGACGGCTACGTCAGCGATGCGACGATCCGCAACAGCGTGGTGCAACGGGCCGGCAGCGCCGGCATCTATCTGGAGACGGGCAGCCGCCGGTCAACGGTCGAACACAATCAACTGCTCGACAACGGGTTCCGCGAGAACGGACCGGGCGGCCAGCTGACGGAGTTCGCCGGCACCACATGGCGGTTCTGGGGGGCCGGCCGCGAGGGCGTGGCCATCGACGGCAGCTACGAGAACGTCGTCGTCGGCAACCACTTCGAGGGAAACAGCCACGGTGGGATCCTGCTCTACACGAACTGTGGCGAGTTCCCGGATTCGGGCGTGTGGTTCGACCGGCGGTGGCCGTCGGACCGCAACCGCATCGAGGCCAACACCTTCGTCGGCGGGCTCAACGGGGTGTGGGTCGGCCAACGGATGTCCGAGAACACCCTGCCGATGGAGTGCACCAAGCCGGCCTACGTCGAGTCGGGCCTCACGCGGATCACGCTGGACTACGCCGCCGACAACACCATCGTCGACAACCACTTCATCGACGTGACCTACGGCGTGCGCATCGAGGACGACGGCACGCAGGTGATCGGCAACACCTTCGAGGCGGACGACCCGACCCACCACGCGATCATCGTCGGCACGGAGTACCGGACCGCCGTGCTCGACCACCCCGTGCGCGACACGGTCATCGAAGCGAACCGGGCGATGATCGCCGGCAACGACGACCCGTACCGCTGGATCCACGGCTACGACGGGCTGCGGATGGTCGGCAACGAGAGCCACGGCGAGCCCACCGGCATCTGCCCAGGCGAGCAACCGCCCCGGCTCGCGCTCATCTGGGTGATCACAGCAGTGCCCGAGCCTCCCGGCACGCCACCCCAGGATCCGCCGATCCCGGTCGTGCATCCCGAACTCGGCGCCATCGAGCCGTGTCCGGACGGGCCGACGCCGCGCGTTGCGCCGGCATGGGCCGAGGCCGACGAGAGCGACGGCACGCTGCGGATCCCGGTCGAGCTGTCGTCCCCGGCCGACCGCACGGTCACGGCGACGTGGGTCACCGCGACGGTGGACAGCGACGGGTGGGCGACCCTCGGCGAGGACGTCGTCATCGAGAAGCACGGCACGATCGAGTTCGACCCCGGCCAGACACTGACGCACGTGGAGATCGCGCTGATCGACGACAAGCGCGCGGAGGCCGACGAGTGGGTCGTCGCCCGACTCACGTCGGTCGACGGCGCGCTGCCGGGCGGGTTCTACGGCCTCGGATTCGGCCGGATCCTCGACGACGACTAG
- a CDS encoding BTAD domain-containing putative transcriptional regulator, with amino-acid sequence MSRPFRAQPPELTDALLRPAVLRRLLARFEARVLVVRASAGFGKTTALAQAVDQNRLAPRGRDAWIGCEPGDADGSHLLRGVAASLDLPPDSDVEDVAEAVAAASPAQICLVFDDVHEIPEASSGADVLTAIVADLPANGHVLLAGRHEPPLSLARLDAQGRVERLGEEDLTLDRSELVELASRGGRAIEEIDDLGGWPALVALALRSGAVNRFLNEEVIATLTADQREVLALVVALGGADDTLLTTLTGIDAGRAIGELPMVQHSDGWYEAHALWRQVFTAEEIERTRDRHQRAAIQHLLDTGQPGRAVDLANRARQSDLALAALRATLAAGQVEDVDVLGRWLAAAPDDVRRHPIAAHIEGLIEQAIDPTTEHCLELFRRAADGYEALGERDGLVNALAEVGFWFHIQRDPANLIGVAQRMQELADQGVAAAVPYTDVTQAFAGIAQGDPEAILAAVRRARTAPMTGRFRAIADWLEYQARELMGESDVALADRYLDGAGAIRGTEVIAIAARWRAGRIEELLDDPEAWQTRSGSDRARFLCHAWMSAVLAGAGRVDEGEQHWRLASRFAGERGAAQVEITLGLPELLIVHERGDTKRASEMLADLLDRLPLAGNTRLSYNGSGALIARYLPERLAGLTIPLPDRDTAPGLALGEMDATGSLDAMSAVPWPEHPGMVLSSLFLRTSCEFVCAGWAAGRPEAKPTADWLLEVIGDPARERFRDWTEHPHPDVAAAAKEILASVPLPPTASRTLRLLGAERLEIGGVESDHDDWRRERVRSLLGYLVVHPDATRDAIMAALWPDANEDAARRSLRSTLNLLLGVLEEGRAGGDAAYFVRADSSRVRLAGHDRLEVDVWRFDSLLDEAAQLEEDGAPSLALDCLSEAIDLYRGDLLAGVLEGEWLHLERQRLHVRFVRASVRAAELMLAHDRADDAIALASRLVQVEPWSEPAHRSLIAGHLQRGDRAAAFRAMQQCHEMLEEVGGPVDELTAMLERRLAGS; translated from the coding sequence ATGAGTCGGCCATTTCGCGCCCAACCACCGGAACTCACCGACGCCCTTCTGCGGCCGGCCGTGCTGCGTCGGCTCCTCGCCCGTTTCGAGGCGCGGGTCCTGGTCGTGCGGGCGAGCGCCGGATTCGGCAAGACGACCGCCCTCGCCCAGGCCGTCGACCAGAACCGCCTCGCCCCCCGCGGCCGCGACGCCTGGATCGGCTGCGAGCCCGGCGACGCGGACGGCTCCCATCTGTTGCGCGGGGTGGCCGCGTCGCTCGACCTCCCGCCCGACAGCGACGTCGAGGACGTCGCCGAAGCCGTCGCCGCCGCGAGCCCCGCCCAGATCTGTCTCGTGTTCGACGACGTCCACGAGATCCCGGAGGCGTCGAGTGGGGCCGACGTGCTCACCGCGATCGTCGCGGACCTGCCGGCGAACGGACACGTGCTGCTCGCCGGCCGCCACGAGCCGCCCCTCAGCCTCGCCCGCCTCGACGCCCAGGGACGGGTCGAACGCCTCGGTGAGGAGGACCTCACCCTCGATCGCAGCGAGCTCGTCGAGCTCGCCAGCCGCGGCGGACGAGCAATCGAGGAGATCGACGATCTCGGTGGCTGGCCGGCCCTGGTCGCCCTCGCCCTTCGATCGGGAGCCGTCAACCGGTTCCTCAACGAGGAGGTCATCGCCACGCTCACCGCCGATCAGCGCGAAGTCCTGGCCCTCGTCGTCGCGCTCGGCGGTGCGGACGACACGCTGCTCACGACCCTCACGGGAATCGACGCGGGCCGGGCGATCGGGGAACTCCCGATGGTCCAACACAGCGACGGTTGGTACGAGGCCCACGCCCTCTGGCGCCAGGTCTTCACCGCCGAGGAGATCGAGCGGACCCGCGATCGCCATCAGCGGGCCGCGATCCAGCACCTCCTCGACACCGGCCAGCCCGGTCGCGCCGTCGACCTCGCGAACCGGGCCCGGCAGAGCGACCTCGCGCTCGCGGCGCTGCGGGCGACGCTGGCCGCCGGTCAGGTCGAGGATGTCGACGTGCTCGGCCGCTGGCTCGCCGCGGCCCCCGACGACGTCCGCCGACACCCGATCGCCGCACACATCGAGGGGCTGATCGAGCAGGCGATCGATCCGACCACCGAGCACTGCCTCGAACTGTTCCGGCGGGCGGCCGACGGCTACGAAGCGCTCGGCGAGCGGGACGGGCTCGTGAACGCGCTCGCCGAGGTCGGCTTCTGGTTCCACATCCAGCGCGACCCCGCCAACCTGATCGGGGTCGCGCAGCGGATGCAGGAGCTCGCGGATCAGGGTGTTGCGGCGGCCGTCCCCTACACCGATGTGACCCAGGCGTTCGCCGGCATCGCCCAGGGCGACCCTGAGGCGATCCTCGCTGCCGTCCGACGGGCCCGGACCGCGCCGATGACCGGTCGCTTCCGGGCGATCGCGGACTGGCTCGAGTACCAGGCTCGCGAGCTCATGGGCGAGAGCGACGTCGCCCTCGCCGACCGGTATCTCGACGGCGCCGGCGCCATCCGCGGCACCGAGGTCATCGCGATCGCGGCCCGCTGGCGAGCCGGCCGGATCGAGGAACTCCTCGACGACCCCGAGGCCTGGCAGACGCGGTCCGGCTCGGACCGCGCCCGGTTCCTGTGCCACGCGTGGATGTCGGCCGTCCTGGCCGGAGCCGGCCGGGTCGACGAGGGCGAGCAGCACTGGCGTCTCGCGAGTCGCTTCGCCGGCGAACGGGGCGCCGCCCAGGTCGAGATCACCCTCGGCCTGCCCGAGCTGCTGATCGTGCACGAACGCGGCGACACGAAGCGGGCGAGCGAGATGCTCGCCGATCTGCTGGATCGGCTCCCCCTCGCGGGCAACACCCGACTCTCGTACAACGGGTCCGGTGCCCTCATCGCCCGCTATCTGCCCGAACGCCTCGCCGGTCTGACCATCCCGCTGCCGGATCGCGACACGGCGCCCGGGCTCGCGCTCGGGGAGATGGACGCCACGGGTTCGCTCGACGCGATGAGCGCCGTCCCCTGGCCCGAGCACCCCGGCATGGTCCTGTCCTCGCTCTTCCTGCGCACGAGCTGCGAGTTCGTCTGCGCCGGGTGGGCGGCGGGCCGACCCGAGGCGAAGCCCACCGCCGACTGGCTGCTGGAGGTGATCGGCGACCCGGCTCGCGAGCGGTTCCGGGACTGGACCGAGCATCCGCACCCGGACGTCGCGGCGGCCGCCAAGGAGATCCTGGCCTCCGTGCCGCTGCCGCCCACGGCGAGCCGCACGCTCCGGCTGCTCGGGGCCGAGCGACTGGAGATCGGCGGCGTCGAGAGCGACCACGACGACTGGCGCCGCGAACGGGTCCGTTCCCTGCTCGGCTATCTGGTCGTCCATCCCGACGCCACCCGGGACGCGATCATGGCCGCCCTCTGGCCCGACGCGAACGAGGATGCGGCCCGCCGCAGCCTGCGTTCGACCCTCAATCTGCTGCTCGGTGTGCTGGAGGAAGGGCGGGCCGGTGGTGACGCCGCGTATTTCGTCCGAGCCGATTCGAGCCGGGTCCGCCTCGCCGGCCACGACCGGCTGGAGGTCGATGTCTGGCGTTTCGATTCTCTCCTCGACGAGGCCGCCCAGCTCGAGGAGGACGGCGCCCCGAGCCTCGCCCTCGACTGTCTGAGCGAGGCCATCGACCTCTACCGCGGCGATCTCCTCGCCGGCGTCCTCGAGGGGGAGTGGCTCCATCTCGAGCGCCAGCGCCTGCATGTGCGCTTCGTGCGGGCGTCGGTGCGGGCAGCCGAACTGATGCTGGCGCACGACCGCGCCGATGACGCGATCGCGCTGGCGAGCCGGCTGGTGCAGGTCGAACCCTGGTCCGAACCGGCCCATCGATCCCTGATCGCCGGACACCTCCAGCGGGGCGATCGCGCCGCCGCGTTCCGCGCCATGCAGCAGTGCCACGAGATGCTGGAGGAGGTCGGCGGTCCCGTCGACGAGCTCACCGCGATGCTGGAGCGACGCCTGGCGGGCAGCTGA
- a CDS encoding WhiB family transcriptional regulator produces the protein MTVRNVEAEWQLKAACRGPQAAVFFPPAAPERRDEKRFRERNAKAICETCSVREHCLSYALTIREQHGIWGGLSESERRELLTV, from the coding sequence ATGACAGTGCGGAATGTCGAGGCCGAATGGCAGCTGAAGGCTGCCTGTCGGGGCCCTCAGGCGGCGGTGTTTTTCCCACCCGCCGCGCCGGAACGGCGAGACGAGAAACGGTTCCGCGAACGCAACGCCAAAGCGATCTGCGAGACCTGTTCGGTGCGCGAGCACTGTCTGTCCTACGCCCTCACGATCCGGGAGCAGCACGGGATCTGGGGCGGGCTCTCGGAGAGCGAGCGCCGCGAGTTGCTCACGGTCTGA
- the selB gene encoding selenocysteine-specific translation elongation factor — MHVVATAGHVDHGKSTLVKALTGTDPDRLAEEKERGLTIDLGFASAKLPSGRGVAFIDVPGHVRFLKNMLAGVGSVDACAFVVAATEGWKPQSEEHLRILSLLGIEHGLIALTKVGLADDELRELAALEIADRVAGTFLEDAPIVEVDALDGTGVDDLRAALDALLDTTPTAADHKRPRLWIDRVFAAKGSGTVVTGTLTGGMIRVDDELLVLPQRHGVRVRALQSLHAERTKVGPGNRVAVNLTGVSHDQLGRGDVLVRDGEWHVTSRVDGRLQVLDALDHAVTRRGAHVAYIGSGEHPARVRVLGPREIAPGATGAVRIHLPVGLPLLPGDRFILRESGRGETLGGGEILDVDPLVAAASAVPDRSVDRVIAERGLVEVDHLFRLTGERREPDIGRWAVDPDRLATTQADLRTRVDDAGPLGLDIATLDEFERAVLDTLDGVQTDGGHARVADAADPLADHSFLAELEAAPFNPPDPAGVDRAELRELVRRGDVVEEDGVYFARSAIDAAARVVAGLLAAAPDGVTVAEMRDAWGTSRKFAIPLVTVLDDNGITRRRDDLRIAGPRLPEV, encoded by the coding sequence ATGCACGTCGTCGCCACCGCCGGACACGTCGACCACGGCAAGTCCACCCTCGTCAAGGCCCTCACCGGCACCGACCCCGACCGCCTCGCCGAGGAGAAGGAACGCGGGCTCACGATCGACCTCGGCTTCGCGTCCGCCAAGCTCCCGAGCGGCCGGGGCGTGGCGTTCATCGACGTACCCGGCCATGTCCGCTTCCTGAAGAACATGCTCGCCGGCGTCGGCAGCGTCGACGCCTGTGCCTTCGTCGTCGCGGCGACCGAAGGCTGGAAGCCGCAATCCGAGGAACACCTCCGCATCCTGTCGTTGCTCGGGATCGAGCACGGACTCATCGCCCTCACCAAGGTGGGTCTGGCGGACGACGAACTCCGTGAGCTGGCTGCGCTCGAGATCGCGGATCGCGTGGCGGGCACCTTCCTCGAGGACGCGCCGATCGTCGAGGTCGACGCCCTCGACGGCACCGGGGTGGACGACCTCCGCGCCGCGCTCGACGCCCTGCTCGACACCACGCCGACCGCAGCCGACCACAAGCGTCCCCGGCTCTGGATCGATCGTGTCTTCGCCGCCAAGGGTTCCGGCACGGTGGTCACCGGCACGCTCACCGGCGGCATGATCCGCGTCGACGACGAACTGCTCGTGCTGCCCCAACGTCACGGGGTGCGGGTCCGCGCCCTCCAGAGTCTTCATGCCGAACGGACGAAGGTCGGGCCCGGCAACCGGGTCGCCGTGAACCTCACCGGCGTGAGCCACGATCAGCTCGGGCGGGGCGACGTGCTCGTGCGCGACGGCGAGTGGCACGTCACCTCCCGCGTGGATGGTCGGCTCCAGGTGCTCGACGCGCTGGACCACGCCGTCACCCGGCGGGGCGCCCACGTGGCCTACATCGGCTCGGGCGAACATCCGGCGCGCGTGCGGGTGCTCGGCCCCCGCGAGATCGCGCCCGGGGCCACCGGGGCCGTGCGCATCCACCTCCCCGTCGGGCTTCCGCTGCTCCCCGGCGATCGCTTCATCCTCCGCGAGTCCGGCCGGGGGGAGACCCTCGGCGGCGGCGAGATCCTGGACGTCGACCCGCTCGTCGCCGCGGCGTCGGCGGTACCCGATCGGTCCGTCGACCGGGTGATCGCCGAGCGGGGCCTCGTCGAGGTGGACCATCTCTTCCGCCTCACCGGCGAACGTCGCGAGCCCGACATCGGCCGCTGGGCGGTCGACCCCGACCGCCTCGCGACGACGCAGGCGGACCTGCGCACCCGGGTGGACGACGCCGGTCCGTTGGGCCTCGACATCGCGACGCTCGACGAGTTCGAACGGGCCGTGCTCGACACCCTCGACGGTGTGCAGACCGACGGCGGACATGCGCGCGTGGCCGACGCCGCCGACCCCCTCGCCGACCACTCGTTCCTCGCCGAGCTCGAGGCGGCGCCGTTCAACCCACCGGATCCGGCGGGGGTCGACCGAGCCGAGCTCCGCGAGCTGGTGCGGCGCGGCGATGTGGTCGAGGAGGACGGCGTCTACTTCGCCCGCTCGGCGATCGACGCCGCCGCCCGGGTGGTCGCCGGCCTGCTCGCCGCGGCGCCCGACGGCGTGACCGTGGCGGAGATGCGCGACGCCTGGGGGACCTCACGCAAGTTCGCGATCCCGCTCGTGACGGTGCTGGACGACAACGGCATCACCCGCCGGCGCGACGACCTGCGCATCGCCGGGCCCCGTCTGCCAGAGGTCTGA